The Pueribacillus theae genome has a window encoding:
- the pdxS gene encoding pyridoxal 5'-phosphate synthase lyase subunit PdxS, which translates to MSQSQEFGTKTRMKEIKKGGVIMDVVNAEQAKIAEEAGAIAVMALERVPADIRAAGGVARMADPTICEEVLQAVSIPVMAKARIGHIVEARVLETLGIDYIDESEVLTPADEEYHIDKRKFATPFVCGARNLGEALRRVGEGASMLRTKGEAGTGNIVEAVRHMRLVQKQIRAVAGMSEDELMTEAKNLQAPYELLLKVKELGRLPVVNYAAGGVATPADAALMMEIGADGVFVGSGIFKSDNPERYARAIVKATENYQDYELIAELSKDLGAAMKGIDISTLDPAQRMQERGW; encoded by the coding sequence ATGTCTCAAAGTCAAGAGTTTGGCACAAAAACGAGAATGAAAGAAATAAAAAAAGGCGGCGTTATCATGGACGTTGTCAATGCGGAGCAGGCGAAAATCGCTGAGGAAGCTGGTGCCATTGCTGTTATGGCACTTGAACGTGTACCTGCTGATATTCGCGCAGCCGGCGGTGTCGCACGGATGGCAGACCCGACAATTTGCGAAGAAGTGTTGCAAGCAGTCTCCATCCCTGTTATGGCAAAAGCCCGTATTGGCCATATTGTCGAAGCACGTGTTCTTGAGACGTTAGGAATCGATTATATCGACGAAAGTGAAGTTTTGACGCCAGCTGATGAAGAGTATCATATTGACAAGCGTAAATTCGCTACTCCATTCGTATGCGGTGCCCGTAACCTTGGTGAAGCATTGCGGCGCGTTGGTGAAGGGGCTTCAATGCTTCGTACGAAAGGTGAAGCTGGGACAGGCAATATCGTTGAAGCGGTAAGACATATGCGCCTCGTACAAAAACAAATCCGCGCCGTTGCCGGCATGTCTGAAGACGAATTAATGACAGAGGCTAAAAATCTTCAAGCACCGTATGAATTGCTCCTAAAAGTAAAAGAACTTGGCCGCTTGCCTGTTGTCAACTATGCAGCCGGCGGTGTCGCAACGCCGGCTGATGCAGCGCTTATGATGGAAATTGGTGCTGACGGCGTTTTCGTTGGATCAGGTATTTTTAAATCAGACAACCCGGAAAGATATGCACGCGCCATCGTAAAAGCTACTGAAAATTACCAAGACTATGAGCTGATTGCTGAACTTTCCAAAGATTTGGGAGCGGCAATGAAAGGAATTGACATTTCAACTTTAGATCCTGCCCAACGTATGCAAGAGCGCGGCTGGTAA
- the serS gene encoding serine--tRNA ligase, whose amino-acid sequence MLDIKRLRTNFKEIKEILKTRGEDLSGLGQFEELDQKRRYLIQQTENLKKQRNDVSKQIAELKREKKPADEFIKKMRDVGDKIKAFDDELREVEAALNELLLQIPNIPHESVPIGKDEDDNVEIRKWGDVRSFSFEAKPHWDLAAALDILDFERAAKVTGSRFAFYKGMGARLERALINFMMDLHADEHGYSEILPPYLVNRMSMTGTGQLPKFEEDAFKIREEDYFLIPTAEVPVTNYHRDEILNGDVLPIAYAAYSACFRSEAGAAGRDTRGLIRQHQFNKVELVRFVKPEDSYEELEKLTAHAEKVLQLLKLPYRVMSMCTGDLGFSAAKKYDLEVWLPSYNTYREISSCSNFEDFQARRAGIRFRREANGKPEYVHTLNGSGLAVGRTVAAILENYQQEDGTIEIPEVLKPYMGGKDKIGF is encoded by the coding sequence ATGTTGGATATTAAACGATTAAGAACAAATTTTAAAGAGATTAAAGAAATATTAAAAACGCGCGGCGAAGATTTAAGCGGGCTTGGCCAATTTGAAGAACTGGATCAAAAAAGGCGTTATTTAATCCAACAGACGGAAAATCTGAAGAAGCAACGGAATGACGTATCAAAACAAATTGCGGAACTCAAACGCGAAAAGAAACCGGCAGATGAATTTATTAAAAAGATGCGTGACGTTGGCGACAAGATCAAAGCGTTTGACGATGAACTTCGAGAAGTGGAGGCAGCTTTGAATGAATTGCTGCTGCAAATACCAAACATCCCGCATGAAAGTGTACCCATTGGAAAAGACGAAGACGATAATGTGGAAATCCGCAAATGGGGTGATGTCCGTTCCTTTTCTTTTGAAGCAAAGCCACATTGGGATTTAGCTGCAGCGCTTGATATTTTAGACTTTGAACGTGCCGCGAAAGTAACAGGAAGCCGTTTTGCCTTTTACAAAGGAATGGGTGCAAGGCTTGAGCGTGCGCTTATTAATTTCATGATGGATTTACATGCGGATGAACACGGCTATTCAGAAATATTACCGCCGTACTTAGTTAACCGGATGAGCATGACAGGGACAGGACAGCTTCCGAAGTTTGAAGAAGATGCATTTAAAATTAGAGAAGAAGATTATTTTCTTATTCCGACAGCCGAGGTCCCTGTCACAAACTATCACCGTGATGAGATTCTTAATGGTGACGTGCTGCCGATTGCCTACGCTGCATACAGTGCATGCTTCCGTTCTGAAGCAGGGGCAGCAGGCCGTGATACACGCGGGCTTATCCGGCAGCATCAATTCAACAAAGTTGAGCTTGTCCGTTTCGTAAAGCCAGAAGATTCCTATGAAGAGCTTGAGAAACTGACTGCACACGCTGAAAAGGTATTGCAGTTATTAAAGCTTCCATACCGCGTCATGAGCATGTGTACGGGCGATTTAGGCTTCTCGGCTGCGAAAAAATACGATCTTGAAGTATGGCTGCCAAGCTACAATACGTACCGTGAAATTTCATCTTGCAGCAACTTTGAAGACTTCCAAGCTAGGCGGGCAGGCATCCGCTTCCGCCGCGAAGCGAATGGCAAGCCCGAATATGTGCATACCTTGAATGGCTCAGGCCTTGCAGTCGGCCGCACCGTTGCCGCCATTTTAGAAAATTACCAGCAGGAAGACGGAACAATTGAGATTCCTGAAGTATTAAAGCCTTACATGGGCGGGAAAGATAAAATTGGGTTTTAA
- a CDS encoding tyrosine-type recombinase/integrase gives MAGSIEKRGKDSYRLIASGGRGPDGKRIKHTKTIKAPSDREARKELAKFVAEIQKGQYIEPSKLSLAEFAARWVRDYGEKNLSPTTLKRYREYLNSRILPAMGHLKLEQIKPLHLLEFYRNLQEDGIRKDGKKGGLSEQTILHHHRLISAILEAAVKWQLIALNPASRVQPPKVSKKEMKYYDEEQTLKLLAALEHAEPKYKVLVTLAIATGLRRGELLGLEWSHIDFERNTIEIKQSSLYVEGKGVITKTPKNKSSERMISAPDSVMALLREYKRIQNEERLKLGDIWQHSDRLFTTWDGKPMHPNTVNNWFPKFLRKNKLDPLPFHGLRHTAATLLIGKGVHVKTISNRLGHANISTTMDIYGHALQSSDQEAADKINDFFTPANEKREQA, from the coding sequence ATGGCCGGCAGCATTGAAAAGAGGGGAAAGGATTCATACAGGTTGATAGCTTCCGGGGGAAGGGGACCCGACGGGAAGCGGATCAAGCATACAAAGACCATTAAAGCACCCAGCGATAGGGAAGCAAGAAAGGAATTGGCCAAGTTTGTAGCGGAAATTCAAAAGGGCCAGTATATTGAACCTTCTAAGCTGTCATTGGCGGAATTTGCTGCCCGTTGGGTTAGGGACTATGGGGAAAAGAATCTTTCTCCTACCACATTAAAACGGTATAGAGAATATCTTAACTCCCGTATCCTTCCGGCTATGGGACATTTAAAATTGGAACAAATAAAGCCGCTCCACCTATTAGAATTTTATAGGAACTTACAAGAGGACGGCATAAGGAAAGACGGCAAGAAAGGCGGTTTGTCTGAACAAACGATATTGCATCACCATCGCTTAATTTCTGCCATATTGGAAGCGGCCGTCAAATGGCAATTGATTGCATTGAATCCAGCTTCAAGGGTCCAACCGCCGAAAGTGAGTAAGAAAGAAATGAAGTATTATGATGAAGAACAAACGCTTAAGCTCCTGGCAGCATTGGAACATGCTGAACCTAAATATAAAGTATTGGTCACACTTGCCATTGCTACCGGATTAAGAAGGGGGGAACTCCTGGGCCTTGAATGGTCTCATATTGATTTTGAACGGAATACGATTGAAATTAAGCAATCCAGCCTGTATGTAGAGGGAAAAGGCGTCATAACCAAGACCCCAAAAAATAAAAGCTCGGAAAGAATGATCTCTGCCCCTGATTCCGTAATGGCCCTTTTGAGAGAGTATAAAAGAATTCAAAATGAAGAGCGGCTAAAATTGGGGGATATATGGCAGCATTCAGACCGCTTGTTTACTACATGGGATGGAAAACCCATGCACCCAAACACCGTGAATAATTGGTTTCCAAAGTTTTTGAGAAAGAACAAACTGGACCCGCTCCCGTTTCATGGATTGCGGCATACGGCAGCTACTTTGCTTATCGGAAAAGGTGTCCATGTAAAGACAATCAGCAATCGTTTGGGCCATGCGAATATTTCAACCACTATGGATATATACGGCCATGCCCTGCAAAGCTCAGATCAAGAGGCAGCCGATAAGATAAATGACTTTTTCACACCGGCAAATGAAAAAAGAGAACAAGCATAA
- a CDS encoding helix-turn-helix domain-containing protein yields MIRNRLAVLLAERGLKITRVAKDTGISRNTITATAQNDSEMIRLETINTLCKYLSITPCEFFEYEPVDLNFSAYVNKVNLTGSVSNDEIRIEEINIDLFMDVKESRNTSSVDLHCSLEKVFEFDLIPFGDNIIPLKIEFDNDKEKENFIKEIFNHISPSFQKDIYNDITSALKGELVKKLKEEAKDSFVIESIMENSFGLNENIFENIQIELISDVFKQF; encoded by the coding sequence GTGATTAGAAATAGGCTTGCAGTTTTATTAGCGGAAAGAGGATTAAAAATTACAAGGGTAGCAAAGGATACCGGTATATCAAGGAATACCATTACGGCCACCGCTCAAAATGACAGTGAAATGATACGTTTGGAAACAATTAACACGCTATGTAAATATTTATCAATTACACCATGTGAATTTTTTGAGTACGAACCGGTTGATCTAAACTTTTCAGCTTATGTAAATAAAGTAAATCTTACTGGTAGTGTTTCTAATGATGAAATACGTATTGAAGAAATAAATATTGATTTGTTTATGGACGTAAAAGAGAGCCGAAATACTTCAAGTGTTGATTTGCATTGTTCGTTAGAGAAAGTATTTGAATTTGACCTAATACCATTCGGGGATAATATAATTCCTTTAAAAATTGAATTTGATAATGATAAAGAAAAGGAAAACTTTATTAAAGAAATTTTTAATCATATAAGTCCTTCATTTCAAAAGGATATTTATAATGACATCACAAGTGCTTTAAAAGGTGAATTAGTGAAGAAATTAAAAGAAGAGGCAAAAGATAGTTTTGTAATTGAATCTATAATGGAAAATTCATTTGGCCTAAATGAAAATATATTCGAGAATATTCAAATAGAGCTAATATCAGATGTATTTAAGCAATTTTAA
- a CDS encoding helix-turn-helix domain-containing protein produces the protein MKLATRNNLRVLMAEKNINISQLSEVTGISRNTITNIYHEKNKRIDFNTIKTLCNFFNCTPNDLIIIDKQGKGA, from the coding sequence GTGAAGTTGGCAACCAGGAACAATCTGAGGGTATTAATGGCAGAGAAAAACATAAATATTTCACAACTTTCGGAGGTGACGGGAATTTCAAGAAATACAATCACCAATATTTATCATGAAAAAAATAAAAGAATTGATTTTAACACAATCAAAACTCTATGTAATTTCTTTAACTGCACGCCAAATGACCTAATTATTATTGATAAACAAGGGAAAGGAGCCTAA
- a CDS encoding excisionase family DNA-binding protein: protein MIERQTMTAKEAAQYIGVSYWLILEMAKRGEIPCIRAGKRVLFRNEALDLWMSGQEMRSMQQSVSNKEYGVLRKIEV from the coding sequence ATGATCGAAAGGCAAACTATGACGGCAAAGGAAGCAGCCCAATATATAGGTGTGTCTTACTGGCTTATTTTAGAAATGGCGAAACGGGGAGAAATTCCCTGCATAAGAGCGGGAAAAAGGGTTCTATTCCGTAATGAGGCGTTAGATCTCTGGATGAGTGGGCAGGAAATGCGATCCATGCAGCAAAGTGTCAGCAATAAGGAATATGGAGTTTTGCGGAAAATTGAAGTATAA
- a CDS encoding CHC2 zinc finger domain-containing protein, with protein MGAIDLIKHHVPIMDALDRYAGANFSKAKTNRSRFNIHCPYHADRNPSFTVYTDTNTFRCWSGCNDGKPGDVIDIVRLSYNLDTKEAIQTLMNDYGLKNPNSEQMREWQKKRAEQQELLAISKALDNKVNENIEALRRLETYLKKQLTAIKTIEDMERIGELYHSLQQIEYWLDCLIDPNPITQFGAVKEAEQFLKQWT; from the coding sequence ATGGGGGCCATTGATTTAATCAAACATCATGTTCCTATCATGGACGCCTTAGATCGGTATGCCGGAGCCAATTTCTCAAAGGCTAAAACAAACCGCTCCCGCTTTAATATCCATTGTCCCTATCATGCCGACAGAAACCCGAGTTTTACGGTTTACACAGATACAAACACTTTCAGGTGCTGGAGCGGCTGCAATGACGGCAAGCCGGGCGATGTAATCGACATCGTAAGGCTTTCTTACAATTTGGACACCAAAGAAGCCATTCAAACATTGATGAATGATTACGGATTGAAAAATCCCAATAGTGAGCAAATGAGAGAATGGCAGAAAAAAAGAGCCGAGCAGCAGGAGCTGCTGGCCATATCTAAAGCCTTAGATAACAAAGTTAATGAGAACATAGAGGCATTAAGACGGCTGGAAACCTACTTAAAAAAGCAGCTAACAGCCATTAAAACAATCGAGGATATGGAGCGGATTGGCGAGCTTTACCACTCTTTGCAGCAAATAGAATACTGGCTTGATTGTTTAATAGACCCAAATCCTATTACACAATTTGGAGCGGTAAAAGAAGCGGAACAATTTCTGAAACAATGGACTTGA
- a CDS encoding YfjI family protein, whose protein sequence is MNQSNAELLSKHFSKEEIQKTLGVHIDTPGVATQQKKLNNSAETEWEPPIPFDEKSLPPFPSSIFPNWLRAYVEGVAESTQTPIDAAAIGAIAILSTALTKKFYVSITPEWKESLNTYTILALPPGNRKSSVFKALQEPITAYEKEERERMEPLVSEQRATLKAKRKRVEQLEKDYAKNGDNAILSEITTLNAEIDSEEILTIPRFITGDVTAEKLGVLMAENNERIAVLSAEGGGVFSNMAGRYSSDGRANIEIYLNGHTGDYTPIDRIGREPILLNEPCLTIGLFVQPEVVRDVPPSFDERGLMQRFLYSFPPSIVGYRKIDPESIPNEIKNQYLTNIKTMMQLQTGEPVKLTFSQSAHKVQLDLRQHLESMFKDGERLADMKEWGGKLAGQIIRISGLLHVSEHIGSLSPGNPDISKIPTEIGRESLLRACLLLDYFIEHAKEAYGVMAIDETAEDAKHLLKYLVQNGKQKYSKQDAWQGTRGRFKTASRYDMAINELEQRNYIKKIDRNTKGRGRKSYDLLLNPMPTIPSIPRNGQSVDISRITSNQEKDPTNNLHSLELNNDSEKINSRNTRINRKQQETYFKPNDSKGSTNSRNSRDEFLGYENKNDDGSELI, encoded by the coding sequence ATGAATCAATCAAACGCTGAATTATTGTCAAAGCATTTTTCAAAGGAAGAGATTCAAAAGACATTGGGCGTACATATAGATACTCCCGGTGTAGCCACTCAGCAAAAGAAGCTAAACAACAGCGCTGAAACAGAATGGGAGCCGCCTATCCCTTTTGATGAAAAATCACTGCCTCCTTTCCCCTCTTCCATATTCCCCAATTGGTTAAGGGCTTATGTGGAAGGTGTGGCAGAATCAACACAAACGCCAATAGATGCGGCAGCCATAGGGGCTATTGCAATTTTATCAACCGCTCTTACAAAAAAGTTTTATGTGAGCATTACGCCGGAATGGAAAGAATCATTAAATACTTACACTATTTTAGCATTACCCCCAGGCAATCGAAAAAGTTCTGTTTTCAAGGCATTACAGGAACCTATTACCGCTTATGAAAAAGAAGAGCGGGAGCGGATGGAACCCCTTGTATCGGAGCAAAGAGCCACATTGAAGGCGAAAAGAAAAAGAGTAGAACAATTGGAAAAGGACTATGCCAAAAATGGAGACAACGCCATATTAAGTGAAATTACCACTCTTAATGCAGAAATAGACAGTGAAGAAATTTTGACCATCCCCCGTTTCATTACCGGTGATGTAACAGCGGAGAAATTGGGTGTATTGATGGCAGAAAACAATGAACGAATAGCGGTTTTATCGGCAGAGGGCGGCGGGGTTTTCAGCAACATGGCTGGCCGTTATTCCAGCGACGGCAGGGCGAATATTGAAATCTATTTAAACGGCCACACAGGAGACTATACCCCCATTGATCGGATAGGCAGGGAACCAATTCTTTTAAATGAACCATGCTTGACTATTGGCCTGTTTGTACAGCCAGAGGTTGTCCGGGATGTCCCGCCTTCCTTTGATGAACGGGGGCTTATGCAGCGGTTTTTATATTCTTTCCCCCCTTCTATTGTGGGATACCGAAAAATTGACCCGGAATCTATACCGAATGAGATTAAGAACCAATACTTAACCAATATCAAAACAATGATGCAGCTACAAACAGGGGAACCCGTCAAATTGACGTTTAGCCAATCCGCTCATAAAGTTCAATTGGACTTAAGGCAGCATTTAGAATCCATGTTCAAAGATGGTGAGCGGCTAGCGGATATGAAGGAATGGGGTGGAAAACTGGCGGGGCAAATAATAAGGATAAGCGGGCTATTACATGTATCAGAACACATAGGCAGCCTATCCCCTGGAAACCCGGATATAAGCAAAATTCCAACTGAAATTGGCCGGGAATCATTATTAAGAGCCTGTCTTTTGCTTGATTACTTTATTGAACATGCAAAAGAAGCCTATGGAGTAATGGCCATAGATGAAACGGCCGAGGACGCAAAACATCTTTTAAAATACCTTGTTCAAAATGGGAAGCAAAAATATTCAAAGCAAGACGCCTGGCAAGGAACAAGAGGAAGATTCAAAACCGCTTCAAGGTACGATATGGCCATTAATGAACTAGAGCAAAGGAATTACATTAAAAAGATTGATCGTAACACAAAAGGAAGAGGCCGAAAAAGTTATGATTTATTATTAAACCCTATGCCTACAATTCCTAGTATTCCTAGAAATGGCCAAAGCGTTGATATATCAAGGATTACGAGCAATCAAGAAAAGGACCCTACTAATAACCTACATTCCCTAGAATTAAATAATGATAGCGAAAAAATCAATTCTAGGAATACTAGGATTAATAGGAAACAGCAAGAAACCTACTTTAAACCCAATGACAGCAAGGGTTCAACTAATTCTAGGAATAGTAGGGATGAATTTCTAGGATATGAAAATAAAAATGATGATGGAAGCGAGCTTATTTAA
- a CDS encoding pathogenicity island protein, producing MAEDEHIRITDSKHLPASLKEKIRENKDVILEALNRDIKAKKAGFMIGLTGKVYTRSLSKNSMVYIEQIGSQWEAWRETYQKGRHRAISVKVICSGSTFEYVLLKAKGYFDYIERKRRERK from the coding sequence TTGGCCGAGGATGAACATATCCGAATAACTGACAGCAAACACCTTCCCGCTTCCCTTAAAGAGAAGATAAGGGAAAATAAGGACGTAATATTGGAAGCCTTAAACAGGGACATAAAGGCCAAAAAAGCCGGCTTTATGATTGGACTTACTGGCAAAGTGTATACCCGCTCTTTAAGCAAAAATAGCATGGTCTATATCGAACAGATAGGCAGCCAGTGGGAGGCGTGGCGGGAAACTTACCAAAAAGGCAGGCACAGAGCCATAAGCGTAAAGGTGATATGCAGCGGGTCCACATTTGAGTACGTCCTGCTAAAGGCAAAGGGATATTTTGATTACATCGAGCGGAAGCGGAGGGAAAGAAAATAA
- a CDS encoding ERCC4 domain-containing protein: MKELLSSIVILIDTREQQNKHITDYFNRKGISYKTRKLEYGDYAAYIPANEVLNIPRPLYFPAAIERKNSVDELASTIKERIRFENELIRSQRSKFLLLVEEADGYQNIITGQYKSQYNAKALLASLKAFEMRYGFQSVFISPKTSGNYIYHHFYYLIRETLKSGI; encoded by the coding sequence ATGAAAGAGCTGCTTTCTTCCATCGTTATTTTGATAGATACCCGGGAGCAGCAGAACAAACACATTACCGATTACTTTAATCGTAAAGGCATATCCTACAAAACTAGAAAATTAGAATATGGCGACTATGCTGCCTATATTCCCGCTAACGAGGTTTTAAACATTCCAAGGCCTTTATACTTCCCGGCGGCTATTGAGCGGAAAAACAGCGTGGACGAGCTGGCAAGCACCATAAAAGAGCGGATCCGCTTTGAAAATGAATTAATCCGCTCCCAGCGTTCAAAATTCCTGTTACTGGTTGAAGAAGCGGACGGGTACCAAAATATCATTACCGGCCAATACAAAAGCCAATACAACGCAAAAGCCCTGCTTGCATCCTTAAAGGCGTTTGAAATGCGGTATGGCTTCCAAAGCGTCTTTATTTCCCCTAAAACAAGCGGGAATTATATATATCATCATTTCTATTACCTTATTAGGGAAACGCTGAAATCAGGCATTTGA
- a CDS encoding glycine betaine ABC transporter substrate-binding protein, with translation MRKNILLAFLFLVSIFLLASCGGNQQENDAGGGGNGETNKENKGKVSIGLNNWAENVAVSNLWKVLLEDKGYEVELSSMEKAPVWTGIAQGDLDIAPEVWLPITDEPLYEEYKDDIELGETWYEGTGLGLAVPEYMDIASIEELNDKKSEFKLEKIVGIDAGASLMGLTRNAIDEYSLDYDLIESSETAMLSELDKAYQNKEPIVVTMWNPHWAFSEYKIKYLEDPKKVYGEADDIYFMTRKGFKDDFPEVVEWMNNWKMDDDSLGELMAIGQEKEDPIAAAKEWIKKNQDLVNEWMK, from the coding sequence ATGCGGAAAAATATTTTGCTTGCCTTCCTATTTTTAGTTTCTATATTTCTTCTAGCAAGCTGTGGAGGGAATCAACAAGAAAACGATGCCGGTGGCGGGGGAAATGGAGAAACAAATAAAGAAAATAAAGGTAAAGTTAGCATTGGATTAAATAACTGGGCTGAAAATGTGGCTGTTTCAAATTTGTGGAAAGTGCTGCTTGAAGACAAGGGCTATGAGGTAGAGCTTAGTTCAATGGAAAAAGCGCCAGTATGGACAGGGATTGCGCAAGGTGATCTCGATATCGCCCCGGAAGTTTGGCTTCCCATCACGGATGAGCCGCTGTATGAAGAATACAAAGATGATATTGAACTAGGGGAAACGTGGTATGAAGGTACAGGATTAGGGCTGGCGGTACCTGAGTATATGGATATTGCCAGCATCGAAGAGCTGAATGATAAAAAAAGCGAATTCAAGCTTGAAAAAATTGTCGGCATTGATGCGGGTGCCAGTTTGATGGGATTGACAAGGAATGCGATTGACGAATACAGCTTGGATTATGATTTAATTGAAAGCTCGGAGACAGCGATGCTTAGTGAGCTTGATAAAGCGTATCAAAATAAAGAGCCAATCGTTGTAACAATGTGGAATCCACATTGGGCCTTTTCGGAATATAAAATAAAATATTTGGAAGATCCTAAGAAAGTTTATGGGGAAGCTGATGATATTTATTTTATGACGAGAAAAGGATTTAAGGATGATTTTCCTGAAGTTGTGGAATGGATGAACAATTGGAAAATGGATGATGATTCGCTTGGAGAGCTGATGGCAATCGGCCAGGAAAAAGAAGATCCAATTGCAGCTGCAAAAGAATGGATTAAAAAGAACCAAGATCTCGTAAACGAGTGGATGAAATAG
- a CDS encoding glycoside hydrolase family 18 protein, with translation MQIHVVQPGDTLWRISQAYGVNLNELVSSNEIPNPDRLVVGQTIVIPILGSYHWVTRGETLSQISERYGVSLEELVRINQISNPQNIPVGLRLYIPQKSRPAVDVSAYIDPKITGAQSTEVIDQVAEHLTFLTVFQYSINRDGTLDPVPNDQPLINAAYAHRTVPLMVVTNFEEGTFTTELATAFFTDENLQDQILDEAIRIMIEKGYLGLDFDIEYVGSQNRERYNQFLRKARRRVKEHNFFLSTALAPKLSGEQQGVLYEGHDYPAHGRIVDFIFFMTYEWGWSGGPPMAVSPINQVRGVLEYALSVVPRNKVMMGIPLYGYDWTLPYEPGGRRARSISPQQAIELAARYNAAIQYDTESQAPFFTYTDEQNRRHEVWFEDARSIQAKFNLVKELGIRGFFYWVLGRSFPQNWLLVQDNFVVRKRV, from the coding sequence ATGCAAATTCATGTAGTACAGCCAGGGGATACGCTTTGGAGAATATCGCAGGCATATGGAGTGAATTTAAACGAACTTGTTTCCTCAAACGAAATCCCAAATCCCGATCGGCTAGTTGTTGGACAAACGATCGTTATTCCAATTTTGGGAAGCTACCACTGGGTTACACGCGGTGAAACGCTTTCTCAAATTAGCGAAAGGTACGGTGTTTCTCTGGAAGAGCTTGTCCGTATCAATCAAATTTCTAATCCGCAAAATATCCCGGTTGGCTTAAGGCTATATATTCCACAGAAAAGCCGTCCTGCCGTCGACGTCAGTGCCTATATCGATCCGAAAATAACGGGTGCGCAGTCAACGGAAGTTATTGATCAAGTTGCTGAACATTTAACATTTTTAACTGTCTTTCAGTATTCGATTAACCGTGACGGAACGCTGGATCCTGTACCTAATGACCAGCCGCTTATCAATGCAGCATATGCGCATCGCACGGTACCGCTTATGGTTGTTACAAATTTTGAAGAAGGTACGTTTACAACAGAGCTGGCGACCGCATTTTTTACGGATGAAAATCTGCAAGATCAAATTCTCGATGAGGCAATACGAATCATGATCGAAAAGGGTTATCTTGGCTTAGATTTTGATATTGAATATGTTGGTTCACAAAATCGGGAACGGTATAATCAATTTCTTCGAAAAGCACGTAGGCGTGTAAAAGAACATAATTTTTTTCTTTCAACAGCACTTGCCCCGAAGCTGAGTGGCGAGCAGCAAGGTGTGCTGTACGAAGGGCATGATTATCCTGCACACGGGAGGATTGTCGATTTTATTTTCTTTATGACATACGAGTGGGGATGGTCGGGAGGCCCGCCGATGGCCGTATCCCCGATTAATCAAGTGCGCGGTGTGCTCGAATATGCACTTTCTGTCGTACCAAGAAATAAAGTGATGATGGGAATTCCTTTGTATGGCTACGATTGGACACTGCCTTATGAGCCAGGGGGAAGAAGGGCACGTTCGATTAGTCCACAACAAGCGATTGAACTTGCTGCAAGGTACAATGCAGCCATTCAATACGATACAGAGTCGCAAGCGCCATTTTTCACTTATACGGATGAACAAAATCGACGCCATGAAGTATGGTTTGAGGATGCGAGAAGCATCCAGGCGAAATTTAATTTAGTGAAAGAGCTTGGCATTCGCGGCTTTTTCTATTGGGTGCTTGGTAGAAGTTTTCCTCAGAATTGGCTGCTTGTGCAGGACAATTTTGTTGTTCGAAAACGGGTATAA
- the tadA gene encoding tRNA adenosine(34) deaminase TadA, protein MDKNKDGYWMGLAIEQAKKAEKIGEVPIGAVLVKDGEVISAGYNLRETEQRASSHAEMLAIDTACRKLGTWRLTDCTLYVTLEPCVMCAGAIVMARVDRVVFGAHDPKGGCAGSLMNLLNEERFNHCSEVVTGVRAEECSTLLRDFFRKLREGKKTKKMEAEDR, encoded by the coding sequence ATCGATAAAAATAAAGATGGGTATTGGATGGGGCTGGCGATTGAACAAGCAAAAAAAGCGGAGAAGATTGGCGAAGTTCCGATTGGTGCGGTACTCGTTAAAGATGGTGAAGTCATAAGCGCTGGCTACAATTTGCGGGAGACTGAGCAGCGCGCCTCGTCTCATGCTGAAATGCTTGCGATTGACACCGCATGCCGCAAGCTCGGCACTTGGCGTTTGACAGACTGCACGTTGTACGTAACACTTGAGCCTTGTGTCATGTGTGCGGGTGCGATTGTGATGGCAAGAGTGGATCGTGTCGTTTTCGGTGCACACGATCCGAAAGGCGGCTGTGCAGGAAGCTTAATGAATTTACTGAATGAAGAAAGATTTAACCACTGCTCAGAGGTTGTTACTGGGGTAAGGGCAGAGGAATGCAGTACACTTCTGCGTGATTTTTTCCGCAAATTAAGAGAAGGCAAAAAGACGAAAAAAATGGAAGCAGAAGACAGATGA